One Spodoptera frugiperda isolate SF20-4 chromosome 30, AGI-APGP_CSIRO_Sfru_2.0, whole genome shotgun sequence genomic window carries:
- the LOC118269592 gene encoding uncharacterized protein LOC118269592 — MSMFSQDYQTVKFYIFDNLPTLETCCFCMNLKVGCIIIGAVYILFILEAFGSITFSSEYSQCYFAGAISTFIGCSAGLVCLVTAVSTGLFIYGVTKNQYQFHIPFMYTTLLLVVFNLGTSVISTFTKSCARPYLFGGATFAGALLLIYFLLIVNSHYKASLGQLQSNPNRPPSSSGSATPKTVLTAQTNTDPTAFEAGNTVPSFDSVKK; from the exons ATGTCTATGTTTTCACAAGACTACCAAACTGTGAAATTTTATATCTTTGATAATTTACCTACTTTAGAAACATGTTGCTTTTGTATGAATTTAAAAGTTGGGTGTATTATTATAGGCGCAGTCTATATACTTTTCATA CTTGAAGCCTTTGGAAGCATTACTTTTAGTAGCGAATATTCCCAATGCTACTTTGCAGGAGCAATTTCGACCTTTATTGGTTGTTCAGCCGGTCTTGTTTGTTTGGTTACTGCAGTATCGACAGGCCTATTCATTTATGGAGTCACTAAG AATCAATACCAGTTTCACATTCCGTTTATGTACACAACACTATTATTAGTTGTTTTCAACCTGGGCACGAGCGTAATATCGACGTTTACCAAAAGTTGCGCGAGACCGTACCTTTTTGGAGGAGCAACATTTGCTGGAGCCTTAT TATTAATTTACTTTCTCCTAATAGTGAATAGTCATTACAAAGCGTCACTCGGGCAGCTGCAATCGAATCCTAACCGTCCTCCAAGTTCCTCAGGATCGGCGACTCCCAAGACCGTTCTGACAGCTCAAACAAATACCGACCCTACCGCCTTTGAGGCTGGTAACACCGTGCCGTCTTTCGATAGTGTTAAAAAATAA